A single region of the Microbispora sp. ZYX-F-249 genome encodes:
- a CDS encoding DUF397 domain-containing protein, producing the protein MQTYNGMPATDIAGVTWRKSAHSNSTGNCVELAELPDGSVAVRNSRYPDGPALIYTRDEIRALVLGVKDGEFDGLLV; encoded by the coding sequence ATGCAGACATATAACGGGATGCCCGCAACCGACATCGCCGGGGTGACCTGGCGGAAGAGCGCCCACAGCAACTCGACCGGCAACTGCGTGGAGCTGGCCGAGCTCCCCGACGGCAGCGTGGCCGTCCGCAACTCCCGCTATCCCGACGGGCCGGCGCTCATCTACACCCGCGACGAGATACGGGCCCTGGTGCTCGGGGTCAAGGACGGCGAGTTCGACGGCCTCCTTGTGTGA